From a region of the Deinococcus metallilatus genome:
- a CDS encoding cupredoxin domain-containing protein yields the protein MRAALLLLALALAGCSRDRNAFSIDLTDTGLFAPATLRVPLGATVIFRNAGTQPREVFYEPGNVRLAQSRPPGAPQLTPNTAAPADAAPWRSGTLYPGETWAHTFTQSGAYAFQSPYAAGFTGTPSTTGAAYGDVQGQQTRFTNPSVRQVPVGIITVETVRAGAAGDNASNPQDNPPFPTPAAPPGGND from the coding sequence ATGAGGGCCGCCCTGCTCCTTCTCGCACTCGCGTTGGCCGGGTGTTCGCGTGACCGCAACGCCTTTTCCATCGACCTGACCGATACCGGGCTGTTCGCCCCCGCCACCCTGCGCGTGCCACTGGGGGCCACCGTGATCTTCCGCAACGCGGGCACGCAGCCGCGCGAGGTGTTCTACGAGCCCGGCAACGTGCGGCTCGCGCAGTCGCGGCCTCCCGGAGCGCCACAACTCACGCCCAACACGGCGGCACCCGCCGACGCCGCCCCCTGGCGCTCGGGCACGCTGTACCCCGGCGAAACGTGGGCGCACACCTTCACCCAGTCGGGGGCCTATGCCTTCCAGAGTCCCTACGCGGCGGGTTTCACCGGGACGCCCTCGACCACCGGCGCGGCCTACGGCGACGTGCAGGGGCAGCAGACGCGCTTCACGAATCCCAGCGTCCGGCAGGTGCCGGTGGGCATCATCACGGTGGAGACGGTCCGGGCGGGCGCTGCCGGGGACAACGCCAGCAACCCGCAGGACAACCCGCCCTTTCCCACGCCCGCCGCGCCACCGGGCGGGAACGACTGA
- a CDS encoding GMC family oxidoreductase codes for MPKVHKKVDVVTIGAGWTSSVIGWKLGAAGHSVVALEIGEARWANPDFMHNHDPLRHEIRKALMYDISQETWTWRPNAGLPSLPIRQYGSFHPGRGLGGASVHWTAQFWRFLPADFQHRSHNIARYGQNKIPADMTVQDWPVTYDELEPYYDRVEYDIGASGAAGNLAGQIVPGGNPFEAPRSRPYPLPPHPMMIHAQMFADACNGLGYHPFPQPAGILSQAYRDVSGRVRSGCIYCGYCTRYGCEVDAKTSAVSTHIPAALQTGNYEVRTYCKVRRINVGPDGMATGVTYVDLLTGQEHEQPAEVVLVSSYTLSNVRLLLLSQSAKHPRGVGNDRNMVGKNYTYQLSKTPTTLVFEGHRFNEFAGNGVVQSLIYDFNADNFDHSNVDFIGGASIYTGSGQRDPLTSVTTLPPQGTGRRSGSGAAGSGSQAGAGTQQGGGAGQESGPPKDGQIATAGDVGSVAGRGTEWGRDWKENLRRNWDSTVGIGVQGEIQAYRQNFLDLDPTYKDSFGDPLLRLTFDFYDNERNMYRFLAQKCDQIGRAMNPTRMKTTPELDPYNIYQYQSTHCTGGAIMGRDPGSSVTNKYGQVWDTPNVFVTGAALYPQNPGANPTETLLALAYMAADAIRDRYFRNPGELLV; via the coding sequence ATGCCCAAAGTTCACAAAAAAGTCGATGTCGTCACCATCGGAGCGGGCTGGACCTCCAGCGTGATCGGTTGGAAGCTGGGGGCCGCCGGGCATTCGGTGGTGGCGCTGGAGATCGGGGAGGCGCGGTGGGCCAATCCCGACTTCATGCACAACCACGATCCACTGCGGCACGAGATCCGTAAGGCGCTGATGTACGACATCAGCCAGGAAACCTGGACGTGGCGGCCCAATGCCGGGCTGCCCTCGCTGCCGATCCGGCAGTACGGTTCCTTTCATCCGGGGCGCGGGCTGGGCGGGGCCAGCGTCCACTGGACCGCGCAGTTCTGGCGCTTCCTGCCCGCCGACTTCCAGCACCGCAGCCACAACATCGCGCGCTACGGCCAGAACAAGATTCCGGCAGACATGACCGTGCAGGACTGGCCGGTCACCTACGACGAACTCGAACCGTACTACGACCGGGTGGAGTACGACATCGGCGCCTCGGGGGCGGCGGGCAATCTGGCCGGGCAGATCGTGCCGGGCGGGAATCCCTTCGAGGCGCCGCGCTCGCGCCCCTACCCGCTGCCGCCGCACCCCATGATGATCCACGCGCAGATGTTCGCGGACGCCTGCAACGGGCTGGGTTACCATCCCTTTCCGCAGCCCGCCGGGATTCTCTCGCAGGCGTACCGGGACGTGTCGGGGCGGGTGCGCAGCGGGTGCATCTACTGCGGCTACTGCACCCGCTACGGCTGCGAGGTGGACGCCAAGACGAGCGCGGTCAGCACCCACATTCCCGCCGCCTTGCAGACCGGGAACTACGAGGTGCGGACGTATTGCAAGGTCCGTCGCATCAACGTCGGCCCGGACGGGATGGCGACCGGCGTGACCTACGTGGATCTGCTGACCGGCCAGGAACACGAGCAGCCCGCCGAGGTGGTGTTGGTCAGCAGCTACACCCTCTCGAACGTGCGGCTGCTGCTGCTCTCGCAGAGCGCCAAGCACCCACGCGGCGTGGGCAACGACCGCAACATGGTCGGCAAGAACTACACCTACCAGCTCAGCAAGACGCCCACGACCCTGGTGTTCGAGGGGCACCGCTTCAACGAGTTCGCCGGAAACGGCGTCGTGCAGAGCCTGATCTACGACTTCAACGCCGACAACTTCGACCACTCGAACGTGGACTTCATCGGCGGGGCCTCGATCTACACCGGGTCGGGGCAGCGCGATCCCCTCACGTCGGTCACGACGCTGCCGCCCCAGGGAACGGGACGCAGGAGCGGGAGCGGCGCCGCGGGCAGCGGCAGCCAGGCGGGCGCGGGCACTCAGCAGGGCGGCGGGGCCGGTCAGGAAAGCGGCCCCCCCAAGGACGGCCAGATCGCCACCGCCGGGGACGTGGGGTCGGTCGCCGGGCGCGGCACGGAATGGGGCCGCGACTGGAAGGAGAACCTGCGCCGCAACTGGGACAGCACCGTCGGCATTGGCGTCCAGGGCGAGATTCAGGCCTACCGCCAGAACTTCCTCGACCTCGACCCCACCTACAAGGACAGCTTCGGCGATCCATTGCTGCGCCTCACCTTCGACTTCTACGACAACGAGCGCAACATGTACCGCTTCCTGGCGCAGAAGTGCGACCAGATCGGGCGGGCGATGAACCCCACCCGGATGAAGACGACGCCCGAACTCGACCCCTACAACATCTACCAGTACCAGAGTACCCACTGCACCGGCGGCGCCATCATGGGCCGCGATCCCGGGAGCAGCGTGACCAACAAGTACGGGCAGGTCTGGGACACGCCGAATGTCTTCGTGACTGGCGCCGCGCTGTACCCCCAGAATCCCGGCGCCAACCCCACCGAGACGCTGCTGGCCCTCGCCTACATGGCCGCCGACGCCATCCGTGACCGCTACTTCAGGAACCCCGGGGAGCTGCTGGTATGA
- a CDS encoding gluconate 2-dehydrogenase subunit 3 family protein: MKTPPEQPPGMERRSFLKVAGSLALLVTACRPNPARSAQQLPNRVAPENPNSPLPARDTPTPFPPDQPPDTFQVFTPHEAATVEAATARILPGDPSDPGAREAGVVYYIDHMLSYHEGFNEPTYRKPPFAQTYQGTRPADRPRVVWVPADQIYRYGYQNILTPREVYRIGLAGLDRLANARFGKDFVDLAGGQQDTLIGLMADGQAGNFDRNLTAQSFFHNLRRHTAEGMFSDPIYGGNRNLVGYKLVGHPGAQRAYTPAQFQTEGEGLRRKPQSFEDLHTFNPGQRANDEVVLPVTGEDMQHKH; encoded by the coding sequence ATGAAGACCCCTCCAGAACAGCCCCCCGGCATGGAGCGCCGCTCCTTCCTGAAGGTGGCCGGATCGCTGGCGCTGCTGGTCACGGCCTGCCGCCCCAATCCCGCCCGCAGCGCCCAGCAATTGCCCAATCGCGTCGCCCCCGAGAACCCCAACAGCCCGCTTCCCGCCCGCGATACGCCCACGCCTTTCCCGCCCGATCAACCCCCCGATACCTTCCAGGTCTTCACGCCGCACGAGGCCGCCACCGTCGAAGCCGCGACCGCGCGCATCCTGCCGGGCGATCCCAGTGACCCCGGCGCGCGTGAGGCGGGCGTGGTGTACTACATCGACCACATGCTCTCGTACCACGAGGGCTTCAACGAGCCGACCTACCGCAAGCCGCCCTTCGCGCAGACGTACCAGGGGACCCGGCCCGCCGACCGCCCCCGCGTCGTCTGGGTGCCCGCCGACCAGATTTACCGCTACGGCTACCAGAACATCCTGACGCCGCGCGAGGTCTACCGCATCGGCCTGGCGGGGCTGGACCGGCTGGCGAACGCGCGCTTCGGAAAGGATTTCGTAGACCTCGCGGGAGGCCAGCAGGACACCCTGATCGGGCTGATGGCGGACGGCCAGGCCGGGAACTTCGACCGCAACCTCACCGCCCAGAGCTTCTTTCACAACCTGCGCCGCCACACCGCCGAGGGCATGTTCAGCGATCCGATCTACGGCGGGAATCGCAATCTGGTGGGCTACAAGCTGGTCGGCCATCCCGGCGCCCAGCGCGCCTACACCCCCGCCCAGTTCCAGACCGAGGGCGAGGGCCTGCGCCGCAAGCCGCAGAGCTTCGAGGACCTCCACACCTTCAACCCCGGCCAGCGCGCGAACGACGAGGTGGTGCTGCCGGTGACGGGCGAGGACATGCAGCACAAGCATTAG
- a CDS encoding c-type cytochrome, with the protein MMNVVPWLLSVLFGLLWWRRRQADRRLRREREVHVVPPLPEVPPPQVVTRTVAVPLSAPAALHEQPLQTVPQEDPNLDIEAAEPGAEHLAPRRRWMGFGAGVLVAFIVVALLSASYNRIPVTPAAWNQSGEIAADGPSALNVLAGADPARAPALFRSYGCISCHVIPGVSGAQGRVGPNLKYLGDHALIAGVLPNTPENLMRWIRIPQTIDPYTGMPTLGVTEPDARDMAAYLRSFQSNP; encoded by the coding sequence GACCGCAGGCTCAGGCGCGAGCGGGAGGTTCATGTCGTCCCGCCACTGCCGGAGGTTCCGCCGCCGCAAGTGGTCACCCGTACCGTCGCCGTGCCGCTCTCCGCTCCTGCCGCACTGCACGAACAGCCCCTCCAGACCGTACCCCAGGAAGACCCCAACCTGGACATTGAGGCCGCCGAACCGGGCGCCGAACACCTGGCCCCGCGGCGGCGCTGGATGGGCTTCGGGGCGGGCGTCCTGGTGGCCTTCATCGTGGTGGCGCTGCTGTCGGCCTCGTACAACCGCATTCCGGTGACACCCGCGGCCTGGAACCAGAGTGGCGAGATCGCGGCGGACGGACCTTCGGCGCTCAACGTGCTGGCGGGGGCGGACCCGGCGCGGGCGCCCGCCCTCTTCCGGTCCTACGGCTGCATATCGTGTCACGTGATTCCCGGCGTGAGCGGGGCCCAGGGGCGGGTGGGGCCGAACCTGAAGTACCTGGGCGACCACGCGCTGATCGCCGGGGTGCTGCCCAACACGCCCGAGAACCTGATGCGCTGGATTCGCATTCCGCAGACCATCGACCCCTACACCGGGATGCCAACGCTGGGCGTGACCGAACCCGACGCCCGCGACATGGCCGCCTATCTCCGTTCCTTCCAGTCCAACCCCTGA